From Deltaproteobacteria bacterium, the proteins below share one genomic window:
- a CDS encoding CoB--CoM heterodisulfide reductase iron-sulfur subunit A family protein, whose translation MSETIKKDPTGAVMVVGGGIAGIQASLDLADSGYLVYLVERKSSIGGRMSQLDKTFPTNDCAMCMVSPKLIGVAGHPNIRILTLSELVGVTGTPGYFTATVKKHPRYVDESRCVGCGLCAEKCPSKVSDPYNQGLTKRRAIHLRYPQAVPLVYSIDAEHCLHLTKGKCGNCEKVCKQNAINFDQKEEVVDIPVGSVILAPGFDLFEAEKAGEYGYGRYENVITTMEFERCLSATGPTDGHITRPSDKTVPKKIAWIQCVGSRERLREGRAFCSSVCCMASAKEAVVAKSHHPEIEPTIFYMDLRAQGKGFDAYCERARETNGVKYVRSMISRVAQNPVTKDLILTHLDPATGKPVDESFNMVVLAVGMKPSAESAELASRLGIEVNEFGFAKTKPEAPLVTSKEGVYVCGAFAGPKDIPETVAEASGAAVRAMEPIAGVKGYEISTPAKPAERSLFGKKTRVGVVVCCCGTNIAGVVDVEAAAAYARTLPEVEAAEVMLFACSTDSKAAIKDMIVKNQLNRMVVASCSPKTHEELFRSTLVEAGLNPYLIEMANIRNQCSWVHAKDGAAATEKSKELIRMSVGRVKQLTPIEAKSVPVVHTALVVGGGLSGMTAALTLAGQGYVTHLVEKDEALGGRYKNSEPLADWDQARHVEDLISRVNAHQKVRVHTGSVVEKSTGQVGNFVSRIKTADGAEVIVKHGAGVIATGAVEAATTEYLFGKSDRVLTQTALSGRIKAGRASKGKGLTVMIQCVGSRNAERPYCSRTCCTQAVVNAIKLKESNPAGDVIVLYRDIRTFGFMELLYEKARKLGVVFIRHEAENPPEAFMEGGALKVRFTEPALGRRMTVAPDQLVLSTGLDPNPASKQISSVFKLTVDPQGFFLEAHPKLRPLDFTSDGLFLCGDAHGPKFPEESIAQALGAAGRAVTILSRDAITVGPVSEVDPELCAACLTCVRTCPYSIPAINEKGVSYIDPARCKGCGMCAAECPVGAISVQNCSTGQIEAKMSALFRTP comes from the coding sequence ATGAGCGAGACGATAAAAAAAGACCCCACGGGCGCGGTAATGGTGGTGGGCGGCGGCATCGCGGGGATACAGGCGAGCCTTGATCTGGCCGATTCCGGCTACCTTGTATATCTGGTGGAGCGTAAAAGCTCCATCGGCGGGCGCATGAGCCAGCTGGACAAGACCTTTCCCACCAACGACTGCGCCATGTGCATGGTCTCGCCCAAGCTCATAGGCGTGGCGGGCCATCCCAACATCCGCATCCTTACGCTTTCGGAGCTTGTGGGCGTTACCGGGACACCCGGTTATTTCACGGCAACAGTGAAAAAGCATCCCCGTTACGTGGACGAGAGCCGTTGCGTGGGCTGCGGGCTGTGCGCGGAAAAATGCCCCTCAAAGGTTTCCGACCCATACAACCAGGGGCTAACGAAGCGCCGCGCCATTCACTTACGGTATCCCCAGGCCGTGCCCCTTGTCTACTCCATTGACGCCGAACACTGCCTTCATCTCACAAAGGGCAAGTGCGGCAACTGCGAAAAGGTTTGCAAGCAAAACGCCATCAATTTCGACCAGAAGGAAGAAGTGGTCGATATTCCCGTGGGCAGCGTGATCCTGGCTCCGGGCTTCGATCTTTTCGAGGCTGAAAAGGCAGGAGAGTACGGCTACGGGCGGTATGAAAACGTCATAACCACCATGGAGTTCGAGCGCTGCCTTTCCGCCACCGGCCCCACGGACGGCCACATCACACGTCCTTCCGACAAGACCGTGCCCAAGAAAATCGCGTGGATACAGTGCGTGGGCTCACGCGAGCGCCTGCGTGAGGGCCGGGCCTTCTGTTCTTCGGTCTGCTGCATGGCCTCTGCCAAGGAGGCCGTGGTGGCGAAAAGCCATCATCCCGAAATCGAACCCACCATTTTCTACATGGACCTGCGCGCCCAGGGAAAGGGCTTCGACGCCTACTGCGAGAGGGCCAGGGAAACCAACGGCGTAAAGTACGTGCGGAGCATGATCTCCCGGGTGGCGCAAAATCCGGTCACCAAGGATTTGATTTTAACGCACCTTGACCCCGCCACCGGAAAGCCCGTGGATGAGAGCTTCAACATGGTGGTGCTGGCGGTGGGCATGAAGCCTTCGGCTGAGTCGGCGGAACTCGCGTCGCGCCTTGGAATCGAGGTCAACGAGTTCGGTTTCGCCAAGACCAAGCCGGAAGCGCCCCTCGTGACTTCCAAGGAAGGCGTTTACGTGTGCGGCGCTTTTGCGGGCCCCAAGGACATTCCGGAGACCGTGGCCGAGGCGTCCGGTGCTGCGGTGCGGGCCATGGAGCCAATAGCGGGGGTGAAGGGCTACGAAATTTCCACTCCGGCAAAGCCCGCCGAACGCTCCCTTTTCGGCAAGAAAACCCGGGTGGGCGTTGTGGTGTGCTGCTGCGGAACCAACATTGCCGGGGTGGTGGACGTTGAGGCCGCCGCAGCCTACGCCCGGACCCTCCCGGAAGTGGAAGCGGCGGAAGTGATGCTTTTCGCCTGCTCCACTGATTCCAAGGCCGCCATCAAGGACATGATCGTAAAGAACCAGTTGAACCGAATGGTCGTGGCGTCATGTTCCCCCAAGACCCACGAGGAGCTTTTCCGCTCCACCCTGGTGGAGGCTGGCCTCAATCCGTATCTGATAGAGATGGCCAACATAAGGAACCAGTGCTCCTGGGTCCATGCAAAAGACGGCGCGGCTGCGACTGAAAAGTCGAAAGAGCTTATCCGCATGTCCGTGGGGAGAGTCAAGCAGCTCACCCCCATCGAGGCCAAATCCGTGCCGGTTGTTCACACGGCGCTGGTGGTGGGAGGCGGATTGAGCGGTATGACTGCGGCCCTAACTCTTGCGGGCCAGGGCTACGTTACCCACCTTGTGGAAAAGGACGAGGCCCTTGGCGGTCGCTACAAGAACTCCGAGCCACTGGCTGACTGGGACCAGGCAAGGCACGTCGAGGACCTCATCAGCCGGGTGAACGCCCACCAGAAGGTTCGGGTACATACCGGCTCGGTGGTGGAGAAGTCAACCGGGCAGGTGGGCAACTTCGTAAGCCGGATAAAGACGGCAGACGGAGCGGAAGTGATTGTGAAGCACGGAGCCGGGGTCATCGCCACGGGAGCGGTGGAGGCGGCCACAACCGAATATCTTTTCGGCAAAAGCGACAGGGTTCTGACCCAGACGGCGCTTTCCGGACGGATCAAGGCGGGCAGGGCTTCCAAGGGAAAGGGCCTCACCGTCATGATCCAGTGCGTGGGAAGCAGGAACGCGGAGCGCCCCTACTGCTCGCGCACCTGCTGCACCCAGGCGGTGGTGAACGCCATCAAACTCAAGGAATCAAACCCCGCAGGCGACGTCATTGTCCTTTACCGGGACATAAGAACCTTCGGCTTCATGGAGCTTTTGTACGAAAAGGCCCGGAAACTGGGAGTGGTGTTCATCCGGCACGAGGCTGAAAATCCGCCCGAGGCATTCATGGAAGGCGGGGCGCTCAAGGTCCGTTTCACGGAACCGGCATTGGGGCGCAGGATGACGGTGGCCCCGGATCAACTGGTGCTTTCCACGGGCCTTGACCCGAACCCGGCCTCGAAGCAGATTTCATCAGTTTTCAAGCTGACGGTGGACCCACAGGGATTTTTCCTTGAGGCCCACCCCAAGCTCCGGCCCCTAGATTTCACATCCGACGGACTCTTCCTCTGCGGCGACGCCCACGGACCCAAGTTCCCGGAAGAATCCATCGCGCAGGCTCTTGGAGCGGCGGGGCGGGCGGTGACCATACTTTCACGCGACGCCATAACCGTGGGGCCGGTTTCCGAGGTTGACCCGGAGCTTTGTGCGGCCTGCCTCACCTGCGTGCGCACCTGCCCCTATTCCATACCGGCCATCAACGAAAAGGGCGTCAGCTACATAGACCCGGCCCGTTGCAAGGGCTGCGGCATGTGCGCCGCCGAATGCCCTGTTGGGGCCATCTCGGTGCAGAATTGCAGCACAGGGCAGATTGAGGCGAAAATGTCCGCACTTTTCAGAACCCCTTAA
- a CDS encoding hydrogenase iron-sulfur subunit has protein sequence MTEQFEPEIVVFCCNYCSYAAADLAGSIRMDYPPNIKIIHVPCSGRVDAITLLHTLEAGADGVYVTGCMEGDCHFTTGNYKAKKRVAYVKKIIADAGIEPERVQMFNISASDAPLFAQVANDMTEIIRKLGPNPLKADKKNNPAEKAA, from the coding sequence ATGACTGAACAGTTTGAACCGGAAATCGTGGTCTTCTGCTGCAACTACTGCTCCTACGCGGCGGCGGACCTTGCGGGATCCATAAGAATGGATTACCCGCCCAACATAAAGATAATCCACGTGCCATGTTCGGGCCGGGTGGACGCCATAACGCTTCTGCACACCCTGGAGGCCGGAGCCGACGGAGTGTACGTAACCGGCTGCATGGAGGGCGACTGCCACTTCACCACCGGCAATTACAAGGCCAAAAAGCGCGTGGCATACGTGAAAAAGATAATCGCGGATGCCGGGATCGAGCCCGAACGCGTGCAGATGTTCAACATATCGGCCTCCGACGCGCCGCTTTTCGCCCAGGTGGCCAATGACATGACGGAAATCATCCGCAAGCTGGGGCCAAACCCGCTCAAGGCGGACAAGAAGAATAACCCGGCTGAAAAAGCCGCCTAG
- a CDS encoding methylenetetrahydrofolate reductase C-terminal domain-containing protein — translation MIVAEHKPIRELLALVEGCDKILMAGCKGCVSVCNAGGQKEVAILASALRIARKKAGRPIEITELTLDRQCEPEFIEWLEEPIKKSGAQAVMSLACSIGPQYIAEAYPGLMVVPGLNTTFMGGTEKHGIWAEYCSSCGNCGLVNFGGLCPVTRCAKGLLNGPCGGSVDGTCEANPDTPCIWDMIYERLKGLGQLDRLEKAIGPKDWSTSLSGGPRKIVREDLTL, via the coding sequence ATGATAGTGGCGGAACACAAGCCCATCAGGGAGCTTCTGGCCCTTGTGGAGGGCTGCGACAAAATACTGATGGCGGGCTGCAAGGGCTGCGTTTCGGTCTGTAACGCCGGCGGCCAGAAGGAAGTGGCTATTTTGGCCTCTGCCCTTCGCATCGCGCGGAAAAAAGCGGGCAGGCCCATCGAGATCACCGAGCTTACCCTTGACCGCCAGTGCGAGCCGGAATTCATCGAGTGGCTGGAGGAGCCCATAAAGAAAAGCGGCGCGCAGGCTGTGATGTCCCTGGCGTGCAGCATCGGCCCCCAGTACATCGCGGAAGCCTATCCGGGGCTTATGGTGGTTCCCGGCCTCAACACCACCTTCATGGGCGGCACCGAAAAGCACGGAATATGGGCCGAGTACTGCTCCTCCTGCGGAAACTGCGGGCTGGTCAATTTCGGCGGCCTCTGCCCCGTCACCCGCTGCGCCAAGGGCCTTTTGAACGGCCCCTGCGGCGGCTCGGTGGATGGCACCTGCGAGGCCAACCCTGACACGCCCTGCATCTGGGACATGATCTACGAGCGCTTAAAGGGCCTTGGGCAGCTTGACCGCCTGGAAAAAGCAATCGGCCCCAAGGACTGGTCAACAAGCCTTTCGGGCGGCCCCCGGAAGATCGTGAGGGAGGACCTTACCCTGTGA